A genomic segment from Pseudopipra pipra isolate bDixPip1 chromosome 14, bDixPip1.hap1, whole genome shotgun sequence encodes:
- the CFAP20 gene encoding cilia- and flagella-associated protein 20 isoform X2, producing the protein MFKNTFQSGFLSVLYSIGSKPLQIWDKKVRNGHIKRITDNDIQSLVLEIEGTNVSTTYITCPADPKKTLGIKLPFLVMIIKNLKKYFTFEVQVLDDKNVRRRFRASNYQSTTRVKPFICTMPMRLDDGWNQIQFNLSDFTRRAYGTNYIETLRVQIHANCRIRRVYFSDRLYSEDELPAEFKLYLPVQNKAKQ; encoded by the exons atGTTCAAGAACACCTTCCAGAGCGGGTTCCTCTCCGTGCTCTACAGCATCGGCAGCAAACCGCTGCAGATCTGGGACAAGAAG GTGCGCAATGGCCACATCAAGCGAATCACAGACAATGACATTCAGTCACTGGTGCTGGAGATCGAAGGAACAAATGTCAG TACCACGTACATCACGTGCCCTGCTGACCCAAAGAAGACCCTGGGCATCAAACTACCTTTCCTAGTGATGATCATCAAGAACCTGAAAAAATACTTCACTTTTGAAGTGCAG GTGCTGGATGATAAGAACGTGCGCCGGCGCTTCCGGGCGAGTAACTACCAGAGCACGACGCGGGTGAAGCCCTTCATCTGCACCATGCCCATGCGGCTGGACGACGGCTGGAACCAAATCCAGTTCAACCTGTCGGACTTCACGCGCCGCGCTTACGGCACAAATTACATCGAGACCCTCAGAGTTCAG ATCCATGCCAACTGTCGCATCCGACGGGTGTATTTCTCTGACCGGCTGTACTCAGAGGATGAGCTCCCAGCTGAGTTCAAGCTGTATCTGCCTGTCCAGAACAAGGCCAAG CAATAA
- the CFAP20 gene encoding cilia- and flagella-associated protein 20 isoform X1, whose product MFKNTFQSGFLSVLYSIGSKPLQIWDKKVRNGHIKRITDNDIQSLVLEIEGTNVSTTYITCPADPKKTLGIKLPFLVMIIKNLKKYFTFEVQVLDDKNVRRRFRASNYQSTTRVKPFICTMPMRLDDGWNQIQFNLSDFTRRAYGTNYIETLRVQIHANCRIRRVYFSDRLYSEDELPAEFKLYLPVQNKAKVS is encoded by the exons atGTTCAAGAACACCTTCCAGAGCGGGTTCCTCTCCGTGCTCTACAGCATCGGCAGCAAACCGCTGCAGATCTGGGACAAGAAG GTGCGCAATGGCCACATCAAGCGAATCACAGACAATGACATTCAGTCACTGGTGCTGGAGATCGAAGGAACAAATGTCAG TACCACGTACATCACGTGCCCTGCTGACCCAAAGAAGACCCTGGGCATCAAACTACCTTTCCTAGTGATGATCATCAAGAACCTGAAAAAATACTTCACTTTTGAAGTGCAG GTGCTGGATGATAAGAACGTGCGCCGGCGCTTCCGGGCGAGTAACTACCAGAGCACGACGCGGGTGAAGCCCTTCATCTGCACCATGCCCATGCGGCTGGACGACGGCTGGAACCAAATCCAGTTCAACCTGTCGGACTTCACGCGCCGCGCTTACGGCACAAATTACATCGAGACCCTCAGAGTTCAG ATCCATGCCAACTGTCGCATCCGACGGGTGTATTTCTCTGACCGGCTGTACTCAGAGGATGAGCTCCCAGCTGAGTTCAAGCTGTATCTGCCTGTCCAGAACAAGGCCAAGGTGAGCTAG